A genomic window from Solanum stenotomum isolate F172 chromosome 10, ASM1918654v1, whole genome shotgun sequence includes:
- the LOC125841536 gene encoding uncharacterized protein LOC125841536, with protein sequence MKSTSISSLLPYPKILFSKRAFPPINFSSTAPFSGQVKFLSINCSNSSENGDMGNLKDALTGIVDERVEELLKREENRVLLDGLEKATLRVEMAKKELAEIERQELEAKLLKVYITQLETRTSEIAECQKDILEARAMIEEAERSLNVSGDARKRDATDGDVVNRDEERVESIKAASLSAIVGTLAGLPIFLSRISSSSELILPLSITFISCALFGVTFRYAVRRDLDNFQLKSGTSAAFGVVKGLATLGGGPPLELDAASFWSHALDGAVYVSENLLIFLFAGVGLDLCFKLRILSPFPIDRSISETDKI encoded by the exons AATCCTCTTCAGCAAAAGAGCATTTCCCCCAATTAATTTCTCAAGCACAGCTCCATTTTCAGGGCAGGTAAAATTTCTAAGCATAAATTGCAGTAATAGCTCGGAAAATGGTGACATGGGGAATTTGAAGGATGCATTGACTGGTATAGTGGACGAAAGAGTAGAAGAACTTTTGAAGAGGGAAGAAAATAGGGTCTTACTTGATGGGTTGGAGAAAGCAACGCTGAGAGTAGAAATGGCAAAGAAAGAACTTGCTGAAATTGAAAGACAAGAATTGGAGGCTAAATTGCTAAAGGTTTATATCACCCAGCTCGAAACTAGAACTTCCGAG ATTGCAGAATGCCAGAAAGATATTTTAGAAGCAAGAGCAATGATTGAAGAGGCTGAGCGTTCCCTCAACGTTAGTGGTGATGCTAGAAAGAGAGATGCAACAGACGGGGATGTAGTGAATAGAGATGAGGAAAGAGTAGAATCCATAAAAGCAGCTTCACTTTCTGCAATTGTTGGCACACTTGCAGGACTTCCCATTTTCTTAAGTCGGATTTCCAGCAGTTCTGAgctaatactccctctgtcaaTCACATTTATTAGTTGTGCTTTGTTTGGTGTAACCTTCCGCTATGCTGTAAGAAGAGACTTGGATAATTTTCAACTCAAGTCAGGAACATCTGCAGCATTTGGCGTTGTCAAAG GCCTTGCTACACTTGGAGGTGGACCACCATTGGAGTTGGATGCAGCCAGCTTCTGGTCCCATGCTCTTGATGGCGCGGTCTATGTCTCGGAGAATCTTTTGATCTTCCTTTTTGCTGGAGTTGGCCTGGATTTATGCTTTAAGCTGAGGATTTTGAGCCCTTTCCCCATTGATAGATCAATTTCAGAGACCGATAAAATTTAA